A single Hyperolius riggenbachi isolate aHypRig1 chromosome 12, aHypRig1.pri, whole genome shotgun sequence DNA region contains:
- the PRELID3B gene encoding PRELI domain containing protein 3B codes for MKIWTSEHVFDHPWETVTTAAMQKYPNPMNPSVVGVDVLNRHVDSSGKLHSDRLLSTEWGMPSLVKSLIGASRTKTYIQEHSVVDPAAKIMELKSANITFTNLISVDERLVYKPHPEDDKKTILTQEAIITVKGVSLSSYLEGMMANTISSNANKGRDAMEWVIGKLNSELEDLKATTRGGIRSTMAAATFVEE; via the exons ATGAAGATCTGGACCTCAGAGCACGTGTtcga CCACCCATGGGAGACGGTTACGACAGCCGCCATGCAGAAGTACCCCAATCCCATGAATCCCAGCGTGGTTGGCGTGGATGTGCTGAACAGACATGTGGACTCGAGCGGCAAGCTGCACAGTGACCGGCTGCTGAGCACAGAGTGGGGGATGCCCTCCTTGGTGAAATCG CTTATTGGGGCTTCCAGAACAAAGACTTACATCCAGGAACATTCAGTGGTGGATCCCGCAGCCAAAATTATGGAACTAAAGTCTGCCAAC ATCACATTTACAAACTTGATATCTGTGGATGAAAGGCTGGTGTACAAACCACATCCTGAAGATGACAAAAA GACGATCCTCACGCAGGAAGCCATCATTACAGTGAAAGGAGTCAGTCTGAGCAGCTATCTGGAGGGGATGATGGCCAACACCATCTCCAGCAACGCTAACAAG GGCCGGGATGCCATGGAATGGGTAATCGGCAAACTCAACTCCGAGCTGGAGGATCTGAAGGCGACAACAAGAGGCGGGATCCGGTCGACCATGGCGGCAGCAACCTTTGTAGAAGAATGA